Proteins encoded by one window of Pelmatolapia mariae isolate MD_Pm_ZW linkage group LG14, Pm_UMD_F_2, whole genome shotgun sequence:
- the mrpl28 gene encoding 39S ribosomal protein L28, mitochondrial isoform X1 encodes MPLLKYSPKVWEALKMKQGIYARLPKHYLKSLELKEPTPVHWRPLGVQYRANPNTGLKERVQDVPVPIYYPPESQDGLWGGEGWISGYRYANNDKMSTRLRKTWKPQVFKRELYSEILDHKFTIPVTARTLDLIDAAYGFDYYILKTPKEDLNSKLGMDLKRAMLLRLARKNTELYPNDPVKQEKVYEKYKQFEIPEEEVEWVGLSLEEAVEKQRQLEHKEPEPLFKVCVDKLVEELHMKKLLEPHVIEKK; translated from the exons ATGCCTCTTCTGAAGTACTCCCCCAAAGTTTGGGAGGCCCTTAAAATGAAACAGGGCATCTATGCTCGTCTCCCGAAGCACTACCTCAAGTCCCTTGAACTGAAGGAACCCACACCTGTCCACTGGAGGCCTCTGGGAGTCCAGTACCGAGCCAACCCCAACACAGGGCTGAAGGAACGGGTGCAGGATGTCCCAGTCCCAATCTACTACCCTCCAGAGTCCCAGGACGGCCTGTGGGGAGGAGAGGGCTGGATATCGGGCTACAGATATGCCAACAATGACAAA ATGTCCACTCGTTTGAGGAAAACTTGGAAACCACAAGTGTTCAAGAGAGAACTTTACAGCGAGATCCTTGACCACAAGTTCACCATCCCGGTCACAGCTCGCACTCTGGACCTCATCGATGCTGCTTACGGCTTCGACTATTATATCCTCAAA ACACCAAAGGAGGACCTCAACTCCAAACTGGGGATGGACCTGAAGAGGGCAATGCTGCTTCGTTTGGCACGCAAAAACACAGAGCTTTACCCTAATGACCCCGTTAAACAAGAAAAGGTTTACGAGAAATACAAG CAGTTTGAGATCCCAGAAGAAGAGGTAGAGTGGGTTGGTCTAAGTCTGGAGGAGGCTGTGGAGAAACAGCGGCAGCTGGAGCACAAA GAGCCTGAACCTCTGTTTAAGGTCTGTGTGGATAAGCTGGTGGAGGAGCTGCACATGAAGAAACTGTTGGAGCCACACGTCATAGAGAAGAAGTGA
- the mrpl28 gene encoding 39S ribosomal protein L28, mitochondrial isoform X2, producing the protein MPLLKYSPKVWEALKMKQGIYARLPKHYLKSLELKEPTPVHWRPLGVQYRANPNTGLKERVQDVPVPIYYPPESQDGLWGGEGWISGYRYANNDKMSTRLRKTWKPQVFKRELYSEILDHKFTIPVTARTLDLIDAAYGFDYYILKTPKEDLNSKLGMDLKRAMLLRLARKNTELYPNDPVKQEKVYEKYKEPEPLFKVCVDKLVEELHMKKLLEPHVIEKK; encoded by the exons ATGCCTCTTCTGAAGTACTCCCCCAAAGTTTGGGAGGCCCTTAAAATGAAACAGGGCATCTATGCTCGTCTCCCGAAGCACTACCTCAAGTCCCTTGAACTGAAGGAACCCACACCTGTCCACTGGAGGCCTCTGGGAGTCCAGTACCGAGCCAACCCCAACACAGGGCTGAAGGAACGGGTGCAGGATGTCCCAGTCCCAATCTACTACCCTCCAGAGTCCCAGGACGGCCTGTGGGGAGGAGAGGGCTGGATATCGGGCTACAGATATGCCAACAATGACAAA ATGTCCACTCGTTTGAGGAAAACTTGGAAACCACAAGTGTTCAAGAGAGAACTTTACAGCGAGATCCTTGACCACAAGTTCACCATCCCGGTCACAGCTCGCACTCTGGACCTCATCGATGCTGCTTACGGCTTCGACTATTATATCCTCAAA ACACCAAAGGAGGACCTCAACTCCAAACTGGGGATGGACCTGAAGAGGGCAATGCTGCTTCGTTTGGCACGCAAAAACACAGAGCTTTACCCTAATGACCCCGTTAAACAAGAAAAGGTTTACGAGAAATACAAG GAGCCTGAACCTCTGTTTAAGGTCTGTGTGGATAAGCTGGTGGAGGAGCTGCACATGAAGAAACTGTTGGAGCCACACGTCATAGAGAAGAAGTGA